In a genomic window of Gammaproteobacteria bacterium:
- a CDS encoding alpha glucosidase → MDANNDGTGDLRGIIQRFDHLVELGIDAIWISPFFKSPMNDFGYDVSDYRAIDPLFGSMQDFDELVTLAHSHDIKIIIDQVPSHSSDEHPWFIESRSSQDNPKADWYVWADANPDGTPPNNWLSVFGGSAWHWEPRRGQYYLHNFLVSQPDLNFHNPEVRKATLENMEFWLQKGVDGFRLDAIIFCFHDRQLRDNPAKKSKDNFMGSRMQSPYAMQEYRYQHTQDENLEFMQDIRALLERYPGTVSLGEIGTDDSISVMAEYTKGDNRLHMAYSFDLLSENATAAHIREVVETSEQKMRDGWPCYALSNHDVMRVLSRWDADTQAVAAAKAFNFLLGTLRGSFCVYQGEELGLCEADIKFDELQDPYGKTFWPIFKGRDGCRTPIPWEATKPHAGFSNHKPWLPIPSEHAAAAVAEQKQHSDSVLNAHKTFLAWRKKHPALIQGDIEFIDTPEPVIAFRRFDESSEMQIFINLSGEHQSLTLDLNEDFSQCSGYGAACANLKTKTLEFTPYSVFVIEK, encoded by the coding sequence ATGGATGCCAATAACGATGGCACCGGTGACTTGCGCGGTATCATTCAGCGATTTGATCATTTGGTCGAGCTTGGTATTGATGCGATCTGGATCTCGCCGTTTTTCAAGTCACCGATGAATGACTTTGGCTACGATGTCAGTGACTATCGAGCCATAGATCCTTTATTTGGCAGTATGCAGGATTTTGACGAATTGGTCACCCTGGCACACAGCCATGACATCAAGATCATTATCGACCAGGTGCCCAGTCATTCGTCCGATGAACATCCCTGGTTTATTGAAAGTCGTTCCAGTCAGGATAATCCCAAAGCCGATTGGTATGTATGGGCCGATGCAAATCCCGATGGTACGCCACCGAATAACTGGTTATCGGTTTTTGGTGGTTCGGCATGGCACTGGGAACCGCGACGCGGGCAATATTATTTGCATAACTTTTTAGTCAGTCAGCCGGACCTGAATTTTCATAATCCTGAAGTGCGTAAGGCGACATTGGAGAATATGGAATTCTGGCTGCAAAAAGGTGTGGACGGTTTTCGACTGGATGCGATCATTTTTTGTTTTCATGACCGGCAATTACGCGACAATCCAGCCAAAAAAAGCAAGGATAATTTTATGGGTTCACGCATGCAAAGCCCGTATGCCATGCAGGAATACAGGTACCAGCATACCCAGGACGAAAACCTGGAATTCATGCAAGACATTCGCGCCTTACTGGAACGTTATCCAGGTACCGTGTCATTGGGCGAGATCGGCACTGACGATTCCATTTCGGTTATGGCGGAATACACCAAAGGCGATAATCGCTTGCACATGGCTTACAGCTTTGACTTGCTCTCGGAAAATGCCACGGCGGCGCACATTCGTGAGGTGGTAGAAACTTCCGAACAGAAAATGCGTGACGGTTGGCCGTGCTATGCTTTGAGTAATCACGATGTCATGCGGGTGCTTAGCCGCTGGGACGCCGATACCCAGGCGGTTGCGGCTGCTAAAGCGTTTAATTTTTTGCTTGGTACATTACGTGGCAGTTTTTGTGTATACCAGGGAGAAGAATTGGGATTGTGTGAAGCCGATATTAAATTCGATGAATTACAAGATCCTTATGGCAAGACCTTTTGGCCAATTTTCAAAGGCCGGGATGGCTGTCGTACGCCAATACCCTGGGAAGCCACAAAACCGCACGCCGGTTTCTCGAACCACAAGCCCTGGTTGCCAATACCCAGTGAACACGCAGCCGCGGCAGTTGCAGAACAAAAGCAGCATAGCGACTCCGTTTTGAATGCGCATAAAACTTTTTTGGCCTGGCGTAAAAAACATCCGGCTTTGATCCAGGGTGACATTGAGTTCATCGACACCCCGGAACCTGTGATAGCCTTCAGACGATTTGATGAAAGCTCTGAGATGCAGATATTTATCAATCTTTCCGGGGAGCATCAGTCTTTGACTTTGGATTTGAACGAGGATTTCAGTCAATGTTCCGGGTATGGTGCAGCTTGCGCGAATTTAAAAACTAAAACACTCGAGTTCACACCTTATTCTGTTTTTGTTATTGAGAAATAA
- a CDS encoding MFS transporter: MLAAQKNLTRPFYALLSMPATAMGFALSVQIAALSWILSTKYNLAIEEIGLVWAAGPLAGIFGQVIIGFISDRVWFWKGRRRPFILIGGVLCSLMLLALPNLDIINAQIDAIGILGIALIVVLTLDVSINISFNPTRSIIADVTPEGEERVRGYTWMQTISGSFGVLAYFIGAWLGNYFLIYFGAGLVLLFSIIPTFFVQEPRELLDSANSGEHVPFDFKQTFMSIKPLWGFLFYSLYALGLRFLEIEHEHYYAEWFCAIVTAILVAQTLLAKPKDDTPEQKNAVAFQRVLAAHGFTWIGVQSMFIYMYPWLEFKFPELKGTEPDMLGRTIGVSFLIMSAVSAILPVLVLQPLAEKYGRVKIHRKCIASMAVAYALIWLFADTRYALYAFMMLLGIGWASTISLPFAIISQQVKRESMGLYMGIFNLSVVLPQLISSLAVGLIVSRLVDKDYLFFICAICLAISAIAWTRVEEQH; encoded by the coding sequence ATGCTAGCCGCCCAAAAAAATCTGACGCGTCCTTTTTATGCATTACTCAGTATGCCGGCAACTGCAATGGGATTTGCACTTTCGGTGCAGATCGCGGCACTCAGCTGGATACTTTCCACAAAATATAATCTTGCCATCGAAGAGATTGGTCTGGTCTGGGCAGCAGGCCCACTTGCCGGCATCTTTGGACAGGTAATCATCGGTTTCATCAGCGATAGAGTCTGGTTCTGGAAGGGCAGGCGGCGGCCGTTTATTTTGATTGGCGGCGTACTTTGCAGTTTGATGCTACTGGCGCTGCCAAATCTAGACATTATCAATGCACAAATTGATGCCATCGGAATACTTGGAATTGCATTGATCGTGGTATTGACACTGGATGTGTCTATCAATATCAGTTTTAACCCGACTCGCTCAATTATTGCCGATGTAACTCCTGAAGGTGAAGAACGTGTACGTGGCTACACCTGGATGCAAACCATTTCAGGTTCATTCGGGGTTTTGGCCTATTTCATCGGTGCCTGGTTGGGCAATTATTTTTTAATCTATTTCGGCGCGGGACTAGTTTTATTATTTTCAATCATCCCTACATTTTTTGTACAAGAACCTCGTGAATTATTAGATTCCGCTAACAGTGGCGAGCATGTGCCTTTTGACTTTAAGCAAACCTTCATGTCAATCAAACCTTTGTGGGGTTTTTTGTTTTATTCCTTATATGCATTGGGTCTGCGCTTTCTCGAGATTGAACATGAACATTATTATGCAGAATGGTTTTGTGCAATTGTAACGGCAATACTGGTGGCGCAAACCTTGTTGGCCAAGCCAAAGGACGATACTCCTGAACAAAAAAATGCAGTAGCTTTTCAAAGGGTTTTAGCTGCACACGGCTTCACCTGGATTGGCGTGCAGTCTATGTTCATTTATATGTACCCGTGGCTGGAGTTCAAATTTCCTGAATTAAAAGGCACTGAGCCAGACATGCTCGGTAGGACGATAGGCGTTTCGTTTTTGATCATGAGTGCTGTGTCAGCCATACTTCCGGTTCTGGTTTTGCAGCCTCTGGCAGAAAAATACGGCAGAGTTAAAATTCACAGAAAGTGTATTGCGAGTATGGCCGTTGCCTATGCGCTGATCTGGTTATTTGCAGATACCCGCTATGCTCTTTATGCATTTATGATGCTATTGGGGATCGGCTGGGCCTCAACCATCAGTTTGCCTTTTGCAATCATATCGCAACAGGTTAAACGCGAAAGCATGGGTTTGTACATGGGTATTTTCAATTTATCCGTGGTCTTGCCACAACTGATCTCCAGTCTGGCTGTCGGGCTTATCGTGAGTCGACTGGTTGATAAAGATTATTTGTTTTTTATCTGTGCTATTTGTCTTGCGATCTCGGCAATTGCGTGGACCAGAGTTGAAGAACAACACTAA